The following proteins are encoded in a genomic region of Channa argus isolate prfri chromosome 3, Channa argus male v1.0, whole genome shotgun sequence:
- the LOC137123698 gene encoding complement C3-like isoform X11 translates to MGQLLGYLGLYTRVRRRAFPALFREWWSVNIEEGEGAVTLKKEHITQIFPNILGLVGSSIFVAVSVLTDSGSEMAEAELRNIQIVTSPYTMHFKKTPKYFKPGMSFDLVIEVMNPDGTPVQGVKVVVDVDEVGGITAANGMARLSINTHKKSEPLTITAKTDDPGFSPERQASANMTALPFRSNNNNYIQIGVDISEVRLGDNLKINLNLNRQENTDTDITYLILSRGHLMKYGRFRIKGQVLISITNTVTKDMLPSFRIIAYYHSNDNEVVSDSVWVDVRDSCMGSLKLESTSTATSYEPRKLFGLKVTGDPEATVGLVAVDKGVYVLNNKHRLTQKKVWDTVENYDTGCTPGGGKDSMSVFYDAGLLFESSTGFGTPYRKGLNCHTASRKKRATSFMNITTSLVSQYDDELQRDCCFDGMRDTPVSYTCERRSEYILDGAACIQAFLHCCKVIESKRAEKRKENLHLARSEEDDNSFMDSNEIISRTKFPESWLWTDIKLPACSNPNCVTTSAVKNVPLQDSITTWQFTGISLSRTHGICVADPLEVIVRKDFFIDLRLPYSAVRGEQLEIKAVLHNYLSDPATVRVDLIEEEHICSAASKRGKYYQEVKVGNQATRSVPFVIIPIREGLFRIEVKATVKDSSFSDGITKMLLVVPEGLLIKSPQTITLDPANKGVDGKQVAVINSGIPKKYLHPNTPTSTQISLTGREYLHELKNEISGKPMGDLIYQPTGCGEENMIHMTLPVIATTYLDKTNQWEPAHIQRRSDALRYMSIGYQNQLHYRKKDGSFALSSDHQSSTWLTAYVVKVFTMAYNLVAVQSEVICEAVKFLILNAQQPNGEFRELGRVSHTAMIGDVHGTDSDASMAAFCLIAMQESRTICATTVDSLQESINRTASYLEKRLPSLINPYAIAMASYALAGENKLNEEIVYKFASPDLSHWPVPKGRVGTLEATAYTLLALVKAKAFQEARPIIRWFNKQQRVGGGYGSTQANMMVYQAVAEYWASAKEQEYDLNVDLLLPGRSKPSKYNFNNKTPYATRTSKINDINQDVKVTATGTGEATLTMVSLYYALPLEKETDCQKFNMSVELIQEKMDVDEKIYKLKIEVLYKDEEYDATMSILDIGMLTGFTINTKDLDLLSKGRARTIAKYRKISTTESERGSLMIYLDKVSHTRPEEITFRIHQKLKVGVLQPAAVSVYEYDNQYRTQSQCVKFYHPERRAGELLRLCRNDVCICAEENCSLQKQGKIDNHERTAKACETKMNSRIDFVYKVHLEEFTDGLSTDIYTVRVLEVIKEGSYDVGPLGKLRTFLSYPHCRVALGLGTGKSYLIMGRSKDIYTDDQSQMHRYVLGERTWIEYWPTETECNTGTHNSTCSGIEEMIQTYTLHGCQQ, encoded by the exons ATGGGTCAGCTTTTGGGGTATTTGGGGTTATACACGAGGGTCAGAAGAAGAGCCTTCCCAGCTCTCTTCAGAGAGTGGTGGtcagtaaat ATTGAGGAAGGTGAAGGAGCTGTCACACTAAAGAAAGAGCACATCACTCAGATTTTCCCCAACATCCTGGGCTTGGTGGGGAGTTCTATATTTGTAGCTGTCAGTGTGCTGACGGACAGTG GGAGTGAAATGGCAGAGGCGGAGTTGAGAAATATTCAGATTGTAACATCACCTTACACCATGCACTTCAAGAAAACACCCAAATATTTTAAACCAGGAATGTCCTTTGATCTTGTG ATTGAAGTAATGAATCCTGATGGCACTCCAGTACAAGGAGTCAAAGTAGTAGTGGATGTAGACGAAGTGGGGGGCATTACTGCAGCCAATGGCATGGCAAGACTTTCtattaatacacacaaaaaatctGAACCACTGACAATCACT gCAAAGACAGATGATCCTGGTTTTTCACCTGAAAGACAAGCATCGGCCAACATGACAGCTCTTCCATTTAGaagtaacaacaacaattacATCCAAATAG GGGTGGATATATCTGAAGTAAGATTAGGAGATAACCTAAAAATCAATCTGAACTTGAACAGGCAAGAGAATACAGATACTGACATCACATACCTG ATCCTGAGCAGAGGTCATCTGATGAAATATGGCCGTTTCAGGATAAAGGGTCAAGTACTCATATCCATCACGAATACTGTCACTAAAGACATGCTGCCATCTTTCCGCATCATAGCCTACTACCATTCAAATGATAATGAAGTTGTATCAGACTCAGTTTGGGTGGATGTTCGGGACTCCTGCATGGGCTCG TTGAAACTGGAATCAACCAGCACTGCTACGTCTTATGAGCCTCGCAAGTTGTTCGGTCTAAAGGTGACTGGAGATCCAGAAGCGACAGTGGGACTTGTGGCAGTAGACAAAGGTGTCTATGTTCTGAACAACAAGCACCGCCTCACCCAGAAAAAG GTGTGGGACACTGTAGAGAATTATGACACAGGCTGCACACCAGGTGGAGGGAAGGACAGTATGAGTGTATTCTATGATGCTGGACTGTTGTTTGAGTCCAGCACTGGTTTTGGGACTCCCTACAGGAAAG GCTTAAATTGTCACACTGCCAGCAGGAAGAAACGAGCCACTAGCTTTATGAACATCACAACAAGCTTAG TGAGCCAATATGACGATGAACTGCAGCGTGACTGTTGTTTCGATGGCATGAGAGACACTCCTGTTTCATACACCTGTGAGAGACGCAGCGAATACATCTTGGATGGAGCGGCTTGTATCCAGGCTTTTCTGCACTGTTGTAAGGTGATAGAAAgcaaaagagcagagaagaggaaggaaaaccTCCATTTGGCTCGCA GTGAGGAAGATGACAACAGTTTCATGGACAGCAACGAAATTATTTCTCGTACTAAGTTTCCTGAAAGTTGGCTGTGGACTGACATCAAACTGCCTGCTTGCTCTAATCCAAACTG tgtcaCCACATCAGCTGTGAAAAATGTTCCTTTGCAAGATTCAATCACCACCTGGCAGTTCACTGGTATCAGTCTGTCAAGAACTCATG gtatCTGTGTGGCTGATCCATTAGAGGTCATTGTCCGGAAGGACTTCTTCATTGATCTTAGACTGCCTTACTCTGCCGTTCGTGGAGAACAGCTGGAAATTAAGGCTGTCCTCCACAACTACTTGTCTGATCCTGCCACT GTGCGTGTGGATCTGATTGAGGAAGAGCATATATGCAGTGCAGCTTCAAAGCGTGGAAAATATTATCAGGAGGTCAAAGTTGGGAACCAAGCTACCCGATCTGTGCCCTTCGTCATTATTCCCATTAGGGAAGGACTATTCCGCATCGAGGTGAAAGCAACTGTTAAAGACTCATCATTCAGCGATGGAATCACGAAGATGCTACTGGTAGTG CCTGAAGGTTTACTGATAAAATCACCTCAGACCATAACACTGGACCCTGCAAATAAAGGTGTAG aTGGTAAACAAGTGGCAGTCATCAACAGTGGAATTCCTAAGAAATATTTGCATCCAAACACACCTACTAGCACACAAATCTCTTTGACAG GAAGAGAATATTTACATGAGTTGAAGAATGAGATCAGTGGGAAACCGATGGGTGATCTAATCTACCAGCCCACAGGCTGTGGAGAGGAGAACATGATCCACATGACCCTGCCTGTCATTGCAACCACATATTTGGACAAAACCAACCAGTGGGAACCAGCGCACATTCAAAGACGTTCTGATGCCCTGCGATACATGAGCATTG gCTACCAGAATCAGCTTCATTACCGTAAAAAGGATGGATCTTTTGCTCTGAGTTCTGATCACCAAAGCAGCACCTG GCTAACTGCTTATGTTGTTAAGGTGTTTACCATGGCCTACAACCTGGTGGCAGTGCAAAGTGAAGTGATCTGTGAGGCTGTCAAGTTTCTTATTCTCAACGCACAGCAGCCTAACGGCGAGTTTAGAGAACTTGGAAGGGTGTCCCACACAGCGATGATT GGTGACGTGCATGGCACAGATTCAGATGCCTCCATGGCAGCTTTCTGCCTAATTGCAATGCAAGAATCCCGCACAATATGTGCTACTACTGTTGAT AGCCTGCAAGAGAGTATAAACAGAACAGCTTCCTACTTGGAGAAGCGTTTGCCAAGCCTAATCAACCCTTATGCTATTGCAATGGCATCATATGCACTGGCCggtgaaaacaaactaaatgagGAGATTGTCTACAAGTTTGCTTCCCCAG aTTTGTCGCACTGGCCTGTACCAAAAGGACGTGTTGGCACACTGGAAGCCACAGCATACACTCTTCTGGCTCTGGTCAAAGCCAAG GCCTTTCAAGAAGCCAGACCAATTATAAGATGGttcaacaaacagcagagggTGGGTGGAGGTTATGGATCAACTCAG GCTAACATGATGGTGTACCAGGCAGTAGCAGAGTACTGGGCCAGTGCTAAAGAGCAAGAGTATGATCTGAATGTGGACCTTTTGTTGCCAGGCAGGTCAAAGCCTAGCAAGTACAACTTCAACAACAAAACTCCCTACGCCACGAGAACATCTAAA ATCAATGATATAAACCAGGATGTGAAAGTGACTGCCACTggcacaggagaagcaacattgACA atgGTGTCATTGTATTACGCTCTGCCCTTAGAAAAGGAGACTGACTGTCAGAAGTTTAACATGTCAGTGGAGCTCATCCAGG AGAAAATGGATGTTGATGAGAAGATATACAAGCTCAAAATAGAGGTTTT GTATAAGGACGAGGAGTATGATGCAACCATGTCAATCTTGGACATCGGCATGCTAACTGGCTTCACCATTAACACAAAAGATCTGGACTTA ttgtCTAAAGGACGTGCCCGCACCATtgcaaaatatagaaaaattagTACCACCGAGTCAGAAAGAGGCTCGCTCATGATCTACCTGGACAAG GTTTCTCACACTCGGCCAGAGGAGATCACTTTTAGGATTCATCAAAAGCTCAAAGTGGGCGTCTTACAACCAGCTGCTGTGTCCGTCTATGAGTATGACAATCAATACAGGACTC AGTCACAGTGTGTGAAATTCTACCATCCAGAGAGGCGAGCTGGAGAACTGCTGAGGCTCTGTAGAAATGATGTATGCATATGTGCTGAAG AGAACTGCAGTCTGCAGAAGCAAGGCAAAATAGACAACCATGAGCGCACAGCAAAGGCTTGTGAGACTAAAATGAACAGCAGAATTGATTTTG TGTACAAAGTTCATCTGGAAGAGTTCACAGACGGTTTGTCCACTGACATTTACACAGTACGGGTACTGGAAGTCATCAAAGAAG GATCTTATGATGTGGGCCCTCTTGGTAAACTTCGCACATTCCTCAGTTACCCACACTGCAGAGTAGCTTTGGGTCTTGGGACAGGTAAATCCTACCTGATCATGGGCAGATCCAAAGATATTTACACAGATGATCAGAGTCAAAT GCATCGTTATGTCCTCGGTGAGAGAACCTGGATCGAGTACTGGCCCACAGAAACAGAATGCAACACTGGGACACACAACTCCACCTGTTCAGGCATAGAGGAGATGATCCAGACATACACTCTCCATGGATGTCAGCAGTAA
- the LOC137123698 gene encoding complement C3-like isoform X2, which produces MGSGKRTCWTQLWLLSSLAFIFLTSSADSSPLKVMSAPSVLRLGRPENIFVECQDCPGDNEFMVEIIIWSYPTKSKRVASTSVSLNMTNKFQTFGQIKATDDKQKDFYNRILSLCSYQIPDEGFSKDPTVEQCVYLQARFPDVELEKVVLVSFQFGYIFIQTDKTLYIPNSKVHYRIFALTPDLEAVDRDGETQSDASVAIDIVTPEGVILPLDPVSVKSGIYSGDYQLGEIVSSGLWKLKAKFSDKPQVSFSAEFEVKEYVLPSFEVKLKPVSSFFYVDSPDLTINIQATLFLKSRIQLPVLLGIYLESRWMGQLLGYLGLYTRVRRRAFPALFREWWSVNIEEGEGAVTLKKEHITQIFPNILGLVGSSIFVAVSVLTDSGSEMAEAELRNIQIVTSPYTMHFKKTPKYFKPGMSFDLVIEVMNPDGTPVQGVKVVVDVDEVGGITAANGMARLSINTHKKSEPLTITAKTDDPGFSPERQASANMTALPFRSNNNNYIQIGVDISEVRLGDNLKINLNLNRQENTDTDITYLILSRGHLMKYGRFRIKGQVLISITNTVTKDMLPSFRIIAYYHSNDNEVVSDSVWVDVRDSCMGSLKLESTSTATSYEPRKLFGLKVTGDPEATVGLVAVDKGVYVLNNKHRLTQKKVWDTVENYDTGCTPGGGKDSMSVFYDAGLLFESSTGFGTPYRKGLNCHTASRKKRATSFMNITTSLVSQYDDELQRDCCFDGMRDTPVSYTCERRSEYILDGAACIQAFLHCCKVIESKRAEKRKENLHLARSEEDDNSFMDSNEIISRTKFPESWLWTDIKLPACSNPNCVTTSAVKNVPLQDSITTWQFTGISLSRTHGICVADPLEVIVRKDFFIDLRLPYSAVRGEQLEIKAVLHNYLSDPATVRVDLIEEEHICSAASKRGKYYQEVKVGNQATRSVPFVIIPIREGLFRIEVKATVKDSSFSDGITKMLLVVPEGLLIKSPQTITLDPANKGVDGKQVAVINSGIPKKYLHPNTPTSTQISLTGREYLHELKNEISGKPMGDLIYQPTGCGEENMIHMTLPVIATTYLDKTNQWEPAHIQRRSDALRYMSIGYQNQLHYRKKDGSFALSSDHQSSTWLTAYVVKVFTMAYNLVAVQSEVICEAVKFLILNAQQPNGEFRELGRVSHTAMIGDVHGTDSDASMAAFCLIAMQESRTICATTVDSLQESINRTASYLEKRLPSLINPYAIAMASYALAGENKLNEEIVYKFASPDLSHWPVPKGRVGTLEATAYTLLALVKAKAFQEARPIIRWFNKQQRVGGGYGSTQANMMVYQAVAEYWASAKEQEYDLNVDLLLPGRSKPSKYNFNNKTPYATRTSKINDINQDVKVTATGTGEATLTMVSLYYALPLEKETDCQKFNMSVELIPEKMDVDEKIYKLKIEVLYKDEEYDATMSILDIGMLTGFTINTKDLDLLSKGRARTIAKYRKISTTESERGSLMIYLDKVSHTRPEEITFRIHQKLKVGVLQPAAVSVYEYDNQYRTQSQCVKFYHPERRAGELLRLCRNDVCICAEENCSLQKQGKIDNHERTAKACETKMNSRIDFVYKVHLEEFTDGLSTDIYTVRVLEVIKEGSYDVGPLGKLRTFLSYPHCRVALGLGTGKSYLIMGRSKDIYTDDQSQMHRYVLGERTWIEYWPTETECNTGTHNSTCSGIEEMIQTYTLHGCQQ; this is translated from the exons ATGGGCTCAGGAAAGAGGACGTGTTGGACTCAGCTCTGGCTGTTGTCTTCACTGGCTTTTATCTTCTTGACTTCTTCTGCTGATAGTTCTCCACT GAAGGTGATGTCTGCCCCAAGTGTGCTGCGGCTAGGAAGACCAGAAAACATCTTTGTGGAGTGTCAAGACTGCCCTGGAGACAATGAGTTCATGGTTGAAATCATTATATGGAGTTATCCAACCAAATCTAAAAGAGTGGCATCCACGTCTGTGAGCCTTAACATGACAAATAAATTCCAAACTTTTGGACAAATTAag GCTACAgatgacaaacaaaaagatttcTATAACAGGATCCTCTCACTCTGCTCGTATCAGATTCCTGATGAAGGCTTCAGTAAGGATCCCAcggtggagcagtgtgtctatCTGCAAGCTCGCTTCCCTGATGTAGAACTAGAGAAAGTTGTTTTAGTGTCTTTCCAGTTTGGCTACATCTTCATTCAGACTGACAAAACCCTTTACATCCCCAACAGTAAAG TTCATTACAGGATATTTGCTCTGACTCCCGACCTGGAGGCTGTAGATAGGGATGGCGAAACCCAAAGTGATGCATCTGTTGCCATTGACATTGTG ACTCCTGAAGGCGTCATATTACCACTCGATCCAGTGTCTGTAAAATCAGGGATCTACTCTGGAGATTACCAACTTGGTGAAATTGTCAG ttccGGGCTGTGGAAGCTCAAGGCAAAGTTCTCTGATAAACCACAAGTCAGTTTCTCTGCAGAGTTCGAAGTCAAAGAATATG tgcTGCCAAGTTTTGAAGTCAAACTGAAACCCGTGAGTTCCTTTTTCTACGTGGACAGTCCGGATCTCACAATCAACATCCAAGCTAC CTTATTTTTGAAATCCAGAATCCAATTACCTGTGCTTTTAGGTATCTATTTGGAAAGCAGGTGGATGGGTCAGCTTTTGGGGTATTTGGGGTTATACACGAGGGTCAGAAGAAGAGCCTTCCCAGCTCTCTTCAGAGAGTGGTGGtcagtaaat ATTGAGGAAGGTGAAGGAGCTGTCACACTAAAGAAAGAGCACATCACTCAGATTTTCCCCAACATCCTGGGCTTGGTGGGGAGTTCTATATTTGTAGCTGTCAGTGTGCTGACGGACAGTG GGAGTGAAATGGCAGAGGCGGAGTTGAGAAATATTCAGATTGTAACATCACCTTACACCATGCACTTCAAGAAAACACCCAAATATTTTAAACCAGGAATGTCCTTTGATCTTGTG ATTGAAGTAATGAATCCTGATGGCACTCCAGTACAAGGAGTCAAAGTAGTAGTGGATGTAGACGAAGTGGGGGGCATTACTGCAGCCAATGGCATGGCAAGACTTTCtattaatacacacaaaaaatctGAACCACTGACAATCACT gCAAAGACAGATGATCCTGGTTTTTCACCTGAAAGACAAGCATCGGCCAACATGACAGCTCTTCCATTTAGaagtaacaacaacaattacATCCAAATAG GGGTGGATATATCTGAAGTAAGATTAGGAGATAACCTAAAAATCAATCTGAACTTGAACAGGCAAGAGAATACAGATACTGACATCACATACCTG ATCCTGAGCAGAGGTCATCTGATGAAATATGGCCGTTTCAGGATAAAGGGTCAAGTACTCATATCCATCACGAATACTGTCACTAAAGACATGCTGCCATCTTTCCGCATCATAGCCTACTACCATTCAAATGATAATGAAGTTGTATCAGACTCAGTTTGGGTGGATGTTCGGGACTCCTGCATGGGCTCG TTGAAACTGGAATCAACCAGCACTGCTACGTCTTATGAGCCTCGCAAGTTGTTCGGTCTAAAGGTGACTGGAGATCCAGAAGCGACAGTGGGACTTGTGGCAGTAGACAAAGGTGTCTATGTTCTGAACAACAAGCACCGCCTCACCCAGAAAAAG GTGTGGGACACTGTAGAGAATTATGACACAGGCTGCACACCAGGTGGAGGGAAGGACAGTATGAGTGTATTCTATGATGCTGGACTGTTGTTTGAGTCCAGCACTGGTTTTGGGACTCCCTACAGGAAAG GCTTAAATTGTCACACTGCCAGCAGGAAGAAACGAGCCACTAGCTTTATGAACATCACAACAAGCTTAG TGAGCCAATATGACGATGAACTGCAGCGTGACTGTTGTTTCGATGGCATGAGAGACACTCCTGTTTCATACACCTGTGAGAGACGCAGCGAATACATCTTGGATGGAGCGGCTTGTATCCAGGCTTTTCTGCACTGTTGTAAGGTGATAGAAAgcaaaagagcagagaagaggaaggaaaaccTCCATTTGGCTCGCA GTGAGGAAGATGACAACAGTTTCATGGACAGCAACGAAATTATTTCTCGTACTAAGTTTCCTGAAAGTTGGCTGTGGACTGACATCAAACTGCCTGCTTGCTCTAATCCAAACTG tgtcaCCACATCAGCTGTGAAAAATGTTCCTTTGCAAGATTCAATCACCACCTGGCAGTTCACTGGTATCAGTCTGTCAAGAACTCATG gtatCTGTGTGGCTGATCCATTAGAGGTCATTGTCCGGAAGGACTTCTTCATTGATCTTAGACTGCCTTACTCTGCCGTTCGTGGAGAACAGCTGGAAATTAAGGCTGTCCTCCACAACTACTTGTCTGATCCTGCCACT GTGCGTGTGGATCTGATTGAGGAAGAGCATATATGCAGTGCAGCTTCAAAGCGTGGAAAATATTATCAGGAGGTCAAAGTTGGGAACCAAGCTACCCGATCTGTGCCCTTCGTCATTATTCCCATTAGGGAAGGACTATTCCGCATCGAGGTGAAAGCAACTGTTAAAGACTCATCATTCAGCGATGGAATCACGAAGATGCTACTGGTAGTG CCTGAAGGTTTACTGATAAAATCACCTCAGACCATAACACTGGACCCTGCAAATAAAGGTGTAG aTGGTAAACAAGTGGCAGTCATCAACAGTGGAATTCCTAAGAAATATTTGCATCCAAACACACCTACTAGCACACAAATCTCTTTGACAG GAAGAGAATATTTACATGAGTTGAAGAATGAGATCAGTGGGAAACCGATGGGTGATCTAATCTACCAGCCCACAGGCTGTGGAGAGGAGAACATGATCCACATGACCCTGCCTGTCATTGCAACCACATATTTGGACAAAACCAACCAGTGGGAACCAGCGCACATTCAAAGACGTTCTGATGCCCTGCGATACATGAGCATTG gCTACCAGAATCAGCTTCATTACCGTAAAAAGGATGGATCTTTTGCTCTGAGTTCTGATCACCAAAGCAGCACCTG GCTAACTGCTTATGTTGTTAAGGTGTTTACCATGGCCTACAACCTGGTGGCAGTGCAAAGTGAAGTGATCTGTGAGGCTGTCAAGTTTCTTATTCTCAACGCACAGCAGCCTAACGGCGAGTTTAGAGAACTTGGAAGGGTGTCCCACACAGCGATGATT GGTGACGTGCATGGCACAGATTCAGATGCCTCCATGGCAGCTTTCTGCCTAATTGCAATGCAAGAATCCCGCACAATATGTGCTACTACTGTTGAT AGCCTGCAAGAGAGTATAAACAGAACAGCTTCCTACTTGGAGAAGCGTTTGCCAAGCCTAATCAACCCTTATGCTATTGCAATGGCATCATATGCACTGGCCggtgaaaacaaactaaatgagGAGATTGTCTACAAGTTTGCTTCCCCAG aTTTGTCGCACTGGCCTGTACCAAAAGGACGTGTTGGCACACTGGAAGCCACAGCATACACTCTTCTGGCTCTGGTCAAAGCCAAG GCCTTTCAAGAAGCCAGACCAATTATAAGATGGttcaacaaacagcagagggTGGGTGGAGGTTATGGATCAACTCAG GCTAACATGATGGTGTACCAGGCAGTAGCAGAGTACTGGGCCAGTGCTAAAGAGCAAGAGTATGATCTGAATGTGGACCTTTTGTTGCCAGGCAGGTCAAAGCCTAGCAAGTACAACTTCAACAACAAAACTCCCTACGCCACGAGAACATCTAAA ATCAATGATATAAACCAGGATGTGAAAGTGACTGCCACTggcacaggagaagcaacattgACA atgGTGTCATTGTATTACGCTCTGCCCTTAGAAAAGGAGACTGACTGTCAGAAGTTTAACATGTCAGTGGAGCTCATCC CAGAGAAAATGGATGTTGATGAGAAGATATACAAGCTCAAAATAGAGGTTTT GTATAAGGACGAGGAGTATGATGCAACCATGTCAATCTTGGACATCGGCATGCTAACTGGCTTCACCATTAACACAAAAGATCTGGACTTA ttgtCTAAAGGACGTGCCCGCACCATtgcaaaatatagaaaaattagTACCACCGAGTCAGAAAGAGGCTCGCTCATGATCTACCTGGACAAG GTTTCTCACACTCGGCCAGAGGAGATCACTTTTAGGATTCATCAAAAGCTCAAAGTGGGCGTCTTACAACCAGCTGCTGTGTCCGTCTATGAGTATGACAATCAATACAGGACTC AGTCACAGTGTGTGAAATTCTACCATCCAGAGAGGCGAGCTGGAGAACTGCTGAGGCTCTGTAGAAATGATGTATGCATATGTGCTGAAG AGAACTGCAGTCTGCAGAAGCAAGGCAAAATAGACAACCATGAGCGCACAGCAAAGGCTTGTGAGACTAAAATGAACAGCAGAATTGATTTTG TGTACAAAGTTCATCTGGAAGAGTTCACAGACGGTTTGTCCACTGACATTTACACAGTACGGGTACTGGAAGTCATCAAAGAAG GATCTTATGATGTGGGCCCTCTTGGTAAACTTCGCACATTCCTCAGTTACCCACACTGCAGAGTAGCTTTGGGTCTTGGGACAGGTAAATCCTACCTGATCATGGGCAGATCCAAAGATATTTACACAGATGATCAGAGTCAAAT GCATCGTTATGTCCTCGGTGAGAGAACCTGGATCGAGTACTGGCCCACAGAAACAGAATGCAACACTGGGACACACAACTCCACCTGTTCAGGCATAGAGGAGATGATCCAGACATACACTCTCCATGGATGTCAGCAGTAA